From a single Pelotomaculum isophthalicicum JI genomic region:
- a CDS encoding S-layer homology domain-containing protein has translation MHINPRRIIILTVFTALFLISLGIPSIGFADSDIAITVSDPDCGGEKVHEGNTINTVLSTPNVSFGDNRVMGTLRITGKKDISIPVKPGNKVMVTLPVGACYMQAPTADTYKNYVEWPKILDGEKNQIQDAKNVPGIKFISGTPRSITVEVGNIDAAGKIMVLDFVFDKENYSTLRVSRLIDVAKEYKENPDEKVTRLEFMKILADSTVPFPSCPLKIVYDDKILTERFLDSDKISPQDLDKIKPLIDSGVIVGCQNLLEPDNYLTRAEAANAAGKLFPTSEQNTNFTDDLPAWALGIRAAAAKGIVIGYPDGAFKPDQFITKSELLTLLQRTLESYETKKEN, from the coding sequence GTGCATATTAATCCCAGAAGAATTATTATATTAACGGTTTTCACTGCCCTGTTTTTAATTTCGCTTGGTATACCGTCCATAGGTTTTGCTGATAGCGATATCGCCATTACTGTTTCCGATCCGGATTGTGGGGGCGAAAAAGTACACGAAGGTAATACAATTAATACAGTACTGTCGACCCCCAATGTTTCGTTTGGCGATAACAGGGTAATGGGTACTTTAAGGATAACGGGAAAGAAAGATATAAGTATCCCGGTAAAGCCCGGGAACAAAGTAATGGTGACTCTGCCGGTGGGCGCGTGCTATATGCAAGCTCCTACCGCCGACACGTATAAAAATTATGTTGAGTGGCCCAAGATTTTGGACGGCGAAAAAAATCAGATACAGGACGCCAAAAATGTACCGGGTATCAAATTTATATCAGGTACCCCCCGTTCCATTACTGTGGAAGTCGGGAATATTGATGCCGCAGGCAAGATCATGGTATTGGACTTTGTTTTTGATAAAGAAAATTATAGTACGCTTAGAGTATCCCGGTTAATTGATGTCGCGAAAGAATATAAGGAAAATCCTGATGAAAAAGTTACCCGGCTGGAGTTTATGAAAATTCTGGCTGATTCGACCGTACCTTTCCCCTCATGTCCGTTAAAAATAGTCTATGACGATAAAATCCTTACAGAGCGTTTCTTGGACTCAGATAAAATTTCTCCGCAAGATCTGGATAAAATAAAGCCATTAATAGATTCCGGGGTTATTGTCGGCTGTCAAAATTTACTTGAGCCGGATAATTATCTAACCAGGGCGGAGGCAGCCAACGCGGCAGGTAAACTATTCCCAACGTCAGAACAAAATACTAACTTTACAGATGATTTGCCTGCGTGGGCGCTTGGCATAAGAGCCGCCGCGGCCAAGGGTATTGTCATCGGATATCCTGACGGTGCCTTTAAGCCGGATCAATTTATTACTAAATCTGAACTGCTGACATTGTTGCAAAGAACACTTGAATCCTATGAGACTAAGAAGGAAAATTAA
- a CDS encoding ArsB/NhaD family transporter encodes MSESTQVFFATAVFLITYAVIVSEKIHRTVVALVGACLMALTKILGLEQVIEAIDFNTIGLLVGMMIIVGITKQTGIFEYLAIKAAKGSKGEPLKIIAALSLITAVLSAFLDNVTTVLLIVPVTFAIAKQLELNPLPFLIAEIISSNIGGTATLIGDPPNIMIGSATGLGFMDFVFNLTPVIVVIYILTIFFIQIIYRKQLVARPELQSVIMEIDEKDEIKDAKLLHKCLVVLFLTVLGFVLHQYVHLESSVIALSGASLLLLVTRSDPEHSLHAVEWPVIFFFVGLFVVVGALEEVGVIEAMAKWSLEVTGGNMVPTSMLILWLSAIASAFVDNIPFVATMIPLIQDMGRLGGIADLNLLWWSLSLGACLGGNGTAIGASANVVVIGIAEKRGLLISFINYMKIAFPLMLMSIVVSTGYLLLWHLVHTMTAIIVTLGVAIVLFLLLKPLSKMLTK; translated from the coding sequence TTGTCAGAAAGTACTCAGGTTTTTTTTGCAACTGCGGTATTCTTAATTACATACGCAGTAATCGTTTCAGAAAAAATTCATCGCACTGTGGTTGCCCTGGTGGGAGCTTGTTTGATGGCCTTAACAAAAATATTGGGTCTGGAGCAAGTTATCGAAGCCATCGATTTCAACACCATTGGCTTGCTGGTGGGGATGATGATAATCGTGGGCATCACTAAGCAAACCGGTATTTTTGAATACTTGGCGATCAAGGCGGCCAAGGGTTCAAAGGGAGAACCGCTCAAAATTATCGCCGCCCTTTCTTTGATCACGGCTGTCTTGTCTGCTTTTTTAGATAATGTTACGACCGTGCTGTTAATTGTGCCGGTAACCTTTGCCATAGCCAAGCAGCTGGAACTTAACCCGTTGCCGTTCCTGATTGCTGAGATCATCTCCTCCAATATTGGCGGTACGGCTACTTTAATCGGTGACCCGCCGAACATCATGATCGGTAGCGCCACCGGGCTTGGCTTTATGGATTTTGTCTTTAATCTGACGCCTGTCATAGTTGTTATATACATTTTGACCATTTTCTTTATACAAATCATATACCGGAAACAACTGGTGGCCAGACCGGAACTTCAATCTGTTATTATGGAAATTGATGAGAAGGATGAGATAAAGGACGCCAAGCTTTTACATAAATGCCTCGTGGTGCTTTTTCTTACCGTATTAGGTTTTGTCCTGCACCAATATGTACACCTGGAATCATCCGTCATAGCCTTGTCAGGGGCCAGTCTATTGCTTCTTGTCACCAGGAGTGATCCGGAACATTCTCTGCATGCGGTTGAGTGGCCTGTTATCTTCTTCTTCGTCGGCCTTTTCGTGGTGGTGGGAGCTTTGGAAGAGGTTGGTGTTATTGAGGCAATGGCCAAGTGGTCGCTAGAGGTGACCGGCGGCAACATGGTGCCGACGTCTATGCTGATTCTCTGGCTGTCTGCCATAGCCTCGGCCTTTGTCGATAACATACCTTTTGTCGCTACAATGATCCCACTAATTCAAGACATGGGCCGCCTGGGAGGTATTGCCGACTTAAACTTACTCTGGTGGTCGTTGTCCTTAGGCGCCTGTCTGGGTGGCAACGGTACCGCTATCGGTGCCTCAGCTAATGTGGTCGTCATAGGTATAGCCGAAAAAAGGGGTCTGCTTATCAGCTTTATTAACTATATGAAGATAGCTTTTCCACTGATGCTGATGTCCATAGTTGTGTCCACTGGTTATCTTCTACTCTGGCACTTGGTTCACACTATGACCGCCATAATTGTAACACTAGGTGTCGCAATAGTACTTTTTTTACTCTTAAAACCGCTCTCAAAAATGCTTACAAAATAG
- a CDS encoding complex I 24 kDa subunit family protein, translating into MPDFIIGEHENITGIEKQAPDRVTDNKERNQYRELDNVIQEYTKKPGQLIGILHRAQEIFGYLPEEVQAYIANKTGIPVSEVNGVVTFYSLFSTEPKGKYEIKVCLGTACYVKGAQEIMNTLKENLKIDEGETTQDKLFTLQSTRCIGSCGLAPVLLANDDVYGEIAAKDVMNIIRDYQKGDKIES; encoded by the coding sequence ATGCCTGATTTTATCATTGGTGAGCATGAAAACATAACCGGAATAGAAAAACAGGCTCCTGATAGAGTTACCGATAATAAAGAGAGGAATCAATATAGAGAATTGGATAATGTTATTCAAGAATATACAAAAAAACCAGGCCAGTTGATTGGGATTTTGCATAGAGCTCAGGAAATATTCGGCTACTTGCCGGAAGAGGTGCAGGCATATATCGCGAATAAAACCGGGATTCCCGTCAGTGAGGTTAACGGGGTGGTTACTTTTTATTCCCTTTTTTCAACTGAGCCAAAGGGAAAATATGAGATAAAAGTATGTCTGGGCACTGCTTGTTATGTCAAAGGGGCGCAGGAGATCATGAACACTCTTAAAGAAAACTTGAAAATTGACGAGGGGGAAACTACGCAAGACAAGCTTTTTACTTTACAAAGCACGCGCTGCATCGGCTCTTGCGGGCTTGCGCCCGTCCTGCTGGCAAATGACGATGTGTACGGAGAAATTGCGGCGAAAGATGTTATGAATATAATCCGTGACTATCAGAAAGGTGACAAAATTGAAAGTTGA
- a CDS encoding AAA family ATPase yields MLFPLGGPVPESELVGRKDFIMSLETRLSEGQSIMLAGPRRIGKTSVANEVSRRLKKKGFYVASVDFFRTSNNRSIAEAIINSCLENRTGVRKTLNAVWDRARLLAGAAKIAVKVEDLELNLGFPKREMDDETLLEYALNLPDVLASKDNKRMLMVFDEFQDAGHVAGQDIYKKMRSYFQLQTNVSYLFLGSKEGMMQSLFGGKKHAFYRFATVLPIPRISEESWTVYIGRKFEEKGVKISSDYALKEIGRLSGGHPQDTMLISNEAYYTLLEAGEKKLTMEIVRIAYERAMVILTPVFDEILDEVGKKSIVREVLHRLAVGDAIYMEKKHPNDIKRAIDQLIVSAVIKKESRGKYRFVEPMLQEYVLRSY; encoded by the coding sequence ATGCTGTTCCCGCTCGGTGGGCCGGTGCCTGAAAGTGAGCTTGTAGGCAGGAAAGATTTTATCATGTCTCTTGAAACCAGGTTGTCCGAAGGTCAGAGTATAATGCTTGCGGGGCCACGCAGGATTGGAAAAACCTCCGTTGCAAACGAGGTATCGCGCCGGTTGAAGAAAAAAGGGTTTTACGTGGCTTCTGTTGACTTCTTTCGTACATCAAATAATAGAAGCATTGCTGAAGCTATTATAAATAGTTGTCTTGAAAACAGAACTGGAGTAAGAAAAACGTTAAATGCCGTATGGGATCGAGCGAGATTACTTGCCGGCGCCGCCAAGATTGCAGTCAAGGTGGAGGATTTGGAGCTAAACCTCGGTTTTCCAAAGAGGGAAATGGATGACGAAACGCTTCTGGAATATGCTCTCAACCTGCCGGATGTTCTTGCTTCTAAAGATAATAAGCGCATGTTAATGGTGTTCGACGAGTTTCAAGACGCCGGACATGTTGCGGGGCAGGATATTTATAAGAAAATGCGGTCCTATTTTCAACTGCAAACGAATGTGTCATACCTTTTTCTTGGTTCAAAAGAGGGAATGATGCAGTCGCTTTTCGGTGGAAAGAAACATGCTTTCTATCGCTTTGCCACCGTTCTCCCCATTCCCCGAATTTCAGAGGAATCCTGGACAGTTTATATCGGCCGTAAGTTTGAGGAAAAGGGTGTTAAGATAAGTAGTGATTATGCATTAAAAGAAATTGGCAGGCTGTCCGGGGGGCATCCGCAAGACACAATGCTTATTAGCAATGAGGCGTATTATACATTGTTAGAAGCCGGTGAAAAGAAGTTAACTATGGAGATAGTAAGGATCGCCTACGAACGTGCGATGGTTATACTTACTCCTGTTTTTGACGAAATACTGGACGAAGTCGGTAAAAAGTCAATTGTACGTGAGGTTTTGCACCGCCTGGCTGTCGGGGATGCAATCTATATGGAAAAGAAACACCCTAACGATATTAAAAGAGCAATTGATCAGCTTATAGTCAGTGCTGTTATTAAAAAGGAAAGTCGTGGCAAATACAGGTTTGTAGAGCCTATGCTGCAAGAGTATGTTTTGAGGAGTTATTGA
- a CDS encoding NADH-dependent [FeFe] hydrogenase, group A6 → MKTPEFSPGPVVRRTGQLYDNPEKKVDKIRLTIDGREIEADKGMNVLEAAHAAGIEIPSLCYLRHVNEIGSCRVCLVEVEIKGNRVLQASCAFPATEGLVVHTSSTRVRRVRKTMVELLLSDHHRECTTCIRNLNCELQNIADNLGIRNIKYTGEMKQLPVQNENSFIVRDYNKCIKCRRCEAICSKVQEVNVYSAINRGYDTVIAPAFMQDLSQVACITCGQCVIACPTASLTEKECIDSVWEALEDPDKYVVVQTAPSIQVTLGEVFGYPVGTVVTGKLVAALRRLGFDKVFSTDFTADLTIMEEAHELLERLEQGDKLPLLSSCSPGWVKFAEHFYPEFLENLSTCKSPHEMFGALTKTYFAGKQGLDPEKIVVVAIMPCTAKKFEASRPEMGTGNFKDVDWVLTTRELARMIRQAGINFCDLPDEDYDTPMGIASGAGAIFGSTGGVIEAAVRTAYYLTSGQELDVLDYEELRGFSGLKEAWVELKGRRIKVAIAHGTGNARILMDRLKAGEQFDYAEIMACPGGCVGGGGQPIFGTREHKEISLDYRHNRADALERIDYSKKIRRAHENPAVKKIYEEFLGHPLSNMSKKLLHTYFTPRGELPGFNFGGMKGHHAGHVKENMTVYDS, encoded by the coding sequence TTGAAAACGCCGGAATTTTCACCGGGACCGGTAGTCAGGAGAACAGGGCAACTTTATGACAACCCGGAGAAAAAAGTAGATAAAATCAGGCTTACGATTGACGGCAGGGAGATTGAAGCCGACAAGGGAATGAATGTCCTGGAGGCGGCTCACGCTGCGGGCATCGAAATTCCCAGCCTGTGCTACCTGCGTCATGTCAATGAAATTGGCTCCTGCCGGGTCTGCCTGGTTGAAGTGGAAATCAAAGGGAACAGGGTGCTCCAGGCTTCCTGCGCTTTTCCCGCAACCGAAGGCTTGGTGGTCCATACTTCTTCAACGCGGGTGAGAAGGGTTAGGAAAACGATGGTGGAACTGCTTCTGTCCGACCATCACCGTGAATGCACCACCTGTATTCGCAACTTGAATTGTGAACTGCAAAATATAGCGGACAACCTGGGGATAAGGAATATCAAATACACCGGTGAAATGAAACAACTGCCGGTTCAGAACGAGAATTCGTTCATTGTCCGGGATTATAACAAATGTATCAAATGCCGCCGTTGTGAGGCAATTTGCAGCAAAGTGCAAGAAGTAAATGTTTACTCCGCGATCAACCGGGGTTATGATACGGTGATCGCTCCGGCGTTCATGCAGGACCTTTCCCAGGTGGCCTGCATCACCTGCGGACAATGTGTGATTGCCTGCCCTACCGCTTCACTAACGGAAAAAGAATGTATTGACTCCGTATGGGAGGCGCTTGAAGACCCGGACAAGTATGTAGTAGTGCAAACCGCTCCGTCCATTCAGGTCACTTTGGGTGAGGTGTTCGGCTACCCGGTGGGTACGGTGGTTACCGGGAAACTGGTGGCCGCTTTGCGGCGTCTGGGTTTTGACAAGGTGTTCTCCACGGACTTTACCGCTGACTTGACCATCATGGAAGAAGCCCATGAATTATTGGAAAGGTTGGAGCAGGGTGACAAGCTGCCCCTGCTGTCCTCCTGCAGCCCCGGCTGGGTTAAGTTCGCCGAGCACTTTTACCCGGAGTTTCTGGAGAACTTGTCAACCTGCAAGTCTCCTCATGAAATGTTCGGAGCTCTGACTAAAACTTATTTTGCCGGGAAGCAGGGACTTGATCCCGAAAAAATCGTGGTAGTGGCAATCATGCCCTGCACGGCGAAAAAGTTTGAGGCCAGCAGGCCGGAAATGGGCACCGGCAATTTTAAAGATGTGGACTGGGTTTTAACTACCAGAGAGCTGGCGAGAATGATCAGGCAGGCGGGAATAAATTTCTGCGACTTGCCGGATGAAGATTATGATACTCCCATGGGGATTGCCAGCGGCGCCGGGGCTATCTTCGGTTCTACCGGAGGGGTGATTGAGGCGGCGGTGCGAACCGCGTATTATCTTACCTCCGGCCAGGAGTTGGATGTGCTGGACTATGAGGAGTTACGCGGGTTTAGCGGATTGAAAGAAGCCTGGGTGGAATTGAAGGGAAGACGGATTAAAGTGGCTATCGCGCATGGTACCGGGAACGCCAGGATTTTAATGGACAGGTTGAAAGCCGGCGAGCAATTTGACTACGCGGAAATCATGGCTTGTCCCGGCGGCTGTGTGGGAGGAGGCGGTCAACCGATATTCGGCACCAGGGAACATAAGGAGATATCGTTGGATTACCGCCATAACCGGGCCGATGCCCTGGAACGAATCGATTATTCGAAAAAAATAAGGCGCGCTCACGAAAATCCGGCAGTGAAAAAAATTTATGAAGAGTTCCTGGGACACCCACTGAGCAACATGTCTAAAAAACTGCTGCATACCTATTTTACGCCGCGTGGCGAGTTGCCGGGTTTTAACTTTGGGGGAATGAAAGGTCATCATGCAGGTCATGTGAAGGAGAATATGACAGTGTACGACAGCTGA
- a CDS encoding NADH-quinone oxidoreductase subunit NuoF, with product MKVENIEDLKALKEKHYPLIKQRLGHRNGLGLTQIMVCSGSSCISSESQAILRELERELDDYGLKENVRVVKTGCLGFCQHGPVVMVHPGEIFYCQVKPEDVKELVQTHLIDGKLVERMLYQEDLTGRRIPSINDIHFFKAQERVVLQNCGVINPEDIEEYIARDGYFALADVILNKQPGEIIDIISKSGLRGRGGAGFPTGKKWEMTAAQDVTPKYVVCNADEGDPGAFMDRSILEGDPHSVLEAMAIAACCIGANQGYIYVRAEYPVAVERLEIAIKQARETGLLGKGLFGTSFDFDIELRLGAGAFVCGEETALLHSIMGARGEPRPRPPYPAQEGVWGKPTLINNVETYANIPIILRRGWEWYQGYGTATTKGTKVFSLAGKINNTGLIEVPMGTSLRTIIFDIGGGIPGGRKFKAVQTGGPSGGCIPEKFLDRPIDYESLKEIGSIMGSGGMIVMSEDNCMVDLARFYLEFTQDESCGRCTPCRVGTKRLLEILKRITEGQGEMEDLDILERLSLDIRDASLCGLGQTAPNPVLSTLSYFKDEYIAHVRNKACPAGVCKALLEYQVDEEKCVACGLCAKACAVGAISGEPKQPYRIDPAKCVKCAACVARCPKKAIFQGRGKEATIIENAGIFTGTGSQENRATL from the coding sequence TTGAAAGTTGAAAATATTGAAGATCTAAAAGCGCTGAAAGAAAAACATTATCCGCTGATCAAACAAAGACTTGGCCACCGGAACGGACTGGGCCTGACCCAGATAATGGTCTGTTCAGGCAGTTCTTGTATCTCTTCCGAAAGCCAGGCTATCCTGCGGGAACTGGAGCGGGAACTGGATGATTACGGCTTGAAAGAAAATGTCCGCGTCGTGAAAACCGGCTGCCTCGGTTTTTGCCAGCACGGTCCCGTTGTTATGGTGCATCCGGGAGAGATATTTTACTGCCAGGTAAAACCGGAGGACGTGAAGGAACTGGTGCAAACCCACCTGATAGACGGCAAGCTGGTGGAAAGAATGCTTTATCAGGAGGATTTAACAGGAAGAAGGATACCGAGCATCAATGATATCCATTTTTTTAAAGCGCAAGAAAGGGTCGTCCTGCAAAATTGTGGAGTGATTAACCCGGAAGATATAGAAGAGTACATAGCCAGGGACGGGTACTTTGCCCTGGCGGATGTTATTTTGAATAAGCAGCCCGGTGAAATAATTGACATTATCAGTAAGTCGGGACTCCGGGGGAGGGGCGGCGCCGGCTTCCCGACAGGGAAAAAGTGGGAGATGACTGCCGCGCAGGATGTCACTCCGAAATATGTTGTGTGTAATGCTGACGAAGGCGACCCCGGCGCTTTTATGGACCGCAGCATCCTCGAGGGCGACCCGCACAGCGTGCTGGAAGCCATGGCTATAGCCGCCTGCTGTATCGGCGCCAATCAAGGATATATTTACGTGCGGGCGGAATACCCCGTGGCGGTTGAAAGGCTGGAAATTGCCATTAAGCAGGCCAGGGAAACCGGTTTGTTGGGCAAAGGACTTTTCGGTACTTCATTTGACTTCGATATTGAATTGCGTTTGGGGGCGGGCGCCTTCGTATGCGGAGAGGAGACCGCGCTGCTTCATTCAATCATGGGCGCGCGCGGAGAGCCCCGCCCCAGGCCTCCTTATCCGGCCCAGGAAGGGGTTTGGGGCAAGCCAACCCTGATTAACAATGTCGAAACTTACGCTAATATACCAATTATTTTACGAAGGGGTTGGGAATGGTACCAAGGGTACGGCACCGCTACCACTAAAGGCACCAAAGTTTTTTCCCTGGCCGGGAAAATAAATAACACCGGCTTGATTGAAGTGCCCATGGGCACGTCTTTACGCACCATAATTTTTGACATAGGCGGGGGCATACCCGGAGGCAGAAAATTTAAGGCTGTCCAGACCGGCGGGCCGTCAGGAGGCTGTATCCCGGAAAAATTCCTCGACCGGCCGATTGACTATGAGTCACTAAAGGAAATTGGCTCGATTATGGGTTCCGGCGGAATGATCGTGATGAGCGAGGACAATTGCATGGTTGACCTGGCGCGGTTTTACCTGGAGTTTACCCAGGACGAATCGTGCGGCAGGTGCACTCCCTGCCGGGTCGGCACGAAAAGGTTGCTGGAAATCCTGAAAAGAATCACTGAGGGACAAGGTGAGATGGAGGATCTGGATATTTTGGAGAGACTCTCGCTGGATATCCGCGACGCCTCTCTGTGCGGTCTGGGCCAGACCGCGCCCAATCCGGTTCTTTCCACACTAAGTTATTTTAAGGACGAATATATTGCCCATGTAAGAAATAAAGCCTGCCCGGCCGGTGTTTGCAAAGCCTTGCTTGAATATCAGGTAGACGAAGAAAAATGTGTGGCTTGCGGTCTTTGCGCCAAAGCCTGCGCGGTCGGGGCGATTTCCGGGGAACCGAAACAGCCGTACCGGATTGACCCGGCGAAATGTGTCAAGTGCGCGGCATGCGTGGCCAGGTGTCCGAAAAAGGCGATCTTTCAAGGCAGGGGAAAGGAGGCGACGATCATTGAAAACGCCGGAATTTTCACCGGGACCGGTAGTCAGGAGAACAGGGCAACTTTATGA